In Deltaproteobacteria bacterium, the sequence ACCGCGGCGGCATCGAGCGCGCTGTCGACCGTGCCGAAGTCCCGCGTGAACGGCACGTACTCGGCGACGTCGCGGCCGAACACGTAGACCGAGACGTACACCTCGGGTCCGCCGTCCTCGGGGGTCAGCTGCGTCAGCAGCAGTCGCAGCTGATCGACGAGGGCCGGGAAGTCCTGGCTGCCGGTGATCGAGTCCGAGACGTCGATCACGAGCGTCACGTAGGACTCGACCGGCTTGGGGATGACGGTCGCGTAGCTCTCGACGTTCTCGCCGATGTCGGCGCCGTTCTCGAGCACCTTGAACGACAGCCCCAGCTCGTTGCGCTTCTGCGGCGAGATGGCGGTGCCGGAGCAGAAGTCGAGCGCGAAGAACAGCGACACCGCGGGGGCCTTGTTCACCAGCTGGCGACAGTGGTCCTCGAGGAACCGCACCTGCACGCAGCTCTCGTCGACGACGCAGCCGCCGTCCTCGGGCTTGTAGCCGAAGTCGCACACGCAAGCCGACCCGCCGGTCTGCTCGTCGATCACGCAGGCGCCGTGACCGACGCAGGTCACCTCGTTGCAGTTCATCGCGCCGTCGGTGGTCGAGCTGTCGGCCGTGCCGCTGCTGGTGCCGGTGCCGGTGCCGGTCCCGGTCCCGGTCGACGTCGCGCTGTCCGTGAGCCCGCCGCTCAGCGGGTTGGTGGTCTGCCCGATGGGCGGCGGCGAGCCATCGCCGCCACCGCAGGCCGTGGAACAGATGAACAGCGCAGCGGCCAGGCCGCCCCGCGCGACGGTACGCGCAACTTCGGTGCAATCCAGGCGCATGGTCCCTCCCACGGGCATCTTGGCCCCACGCCGCGGCATCCCCCGCCGTCGCGCGTTGCTCAGCGGCTCCATCATACCGAAGCCCGGTGCATCCACGAAGCTTCCGCCGCGACCAAGGGCGCCGCATCGCTCGCGTGGCGGTCGCTCGGCGCCGCGGCGTGGGCCGGGTGGGCGACGCGCGGGCCCCTGGCGCGCGTCGCTTCGCGGGAAAGCTGGCGAATGCTCGCGCATTGGGTACGTTAGGCGAGTTGAGATCGATGGCGACTCGAGCACGAGGCGGGGCGGGTTCGCGCGTCCGCACCGATCCCCGGATGCGCATGGGCTGGTGGCTGGGCACGCTCGCGGCCGCGTCGCTGCTGACGGGGGCCGCGCCGAGCCACGCGGGCATCGACGCCGACGGCCAGGCGGCCGCCGTGGTGGACACCGCCGCGCCGGCGGTGCCGGTGGAGTTCCCGGCCACGCTCGCCGGCCAGATCGACGCCGCGCTCGCGCAGCCGTTCCTCGCCACGGCGCAGCTCGGTGTGGTGGCGTTCGATCTGGAGTCGGGCCACGTGCTCTACCAGCGCGGTGCCGAGCTCGCGCTCAATCCCGCCAGCAACATGAAGCTGGTCACGACCGCCACGGCGCTCGGCGTGCTGGGGCCAGCCCATCGCTTCTCGACGCGGCTCTACCACGACAAGGACGCGCTGCAGGGCAGCACCATCGAGGGCGACGTCTACCTGCGCGGCAGCGGCGATCCGGCGCTGGTCACCGAGGACCTGCTGCGGATGGCGGCCGATCTGCGCGCGCGTGGGATCCGACGCATCACCGGCGGCATCGTGATCGATGCGACCCGCTTCGACCGCGACGAGCTGCCGCCCGGCTTCGATCAGAAGGAGGAGCTCGCGGCCTACCGCGCGCCCAGCGGTGCGGCATCGGTGAACTTCAACACCTTCGAGCTGCGCGTGCGCCCGGGCCAGTCCGCCGATGCCTCACCGTTTGCGGCCCTCGATCCGCCGGTACCCCACCTCGAGCTCGTCAACGACGCCAAGACTGGGCCGGGCCACCTCGATCGTCTGAGCGTGGCGCTGGAGGTCGAGAAGAAGAAGACCCGCATCACCCTGCGCGGCACCATCGGCGTCGACGCGGGCTCGAAGTCGTACCGCTACCCGGTCGACGCACCCTCGATCTACGCCGGCGAGGTGCTGGCCTACGCCCTGCGAAACAACGGCGTGAAGCTGGGCCAGGGCCGCATCCGTCGCGCGGCGGTACCCGGTGACGCCGCGCTGCTCGCGGTCCACCACAGCGAGCCGCTGTCGGTGCTCATCCGCGCGGTGAACAAGCACTCCAACAACTTCATGGCCGAGCAGATCCTGAAGGGCCTGGCGTCCGCGGGGGCCCCGGCCACCTTCGCCGACGCGCTGACCCGCGTACGCGAGCACCTCGGCGAGCTCGGCATCGACACCAAGGGTCTGCACCTGGGCAACGGCTCGGGCCTGTACGACACCAACCGCATCAGCGCGGGCCAGCTGGTCGCGCTGCTGTCGGCGGTCTACCGCGACTTCCGCGTCTCGAGCGACTACCTCGCCTCGCTCGCGATCATGGGCGTCGACGGCACCACGCGCTCGCGCCTGGAGACCAGCGATCGCCGCGGCTTCGTGCGGGCCAAGACCGGCACGCTCGACGGCGTGTACTGCCTTTCGGGCTACGCGGGTGCGCCGGGCCGCGCACCGATCGCGTTCTCCATCCTGTTCAACGGGCTGCGCAAGGCCGACGCCGGCAACGCCCGCGCGACGCACAACCGCATCGCCGAGTTGCTGGCCCGCCACGCCGCTGGGGTGCCCCTGGTCGTCGAGGCCCCGAGCGTGCCGACGACCCCGCCCGCGGTCGACACCGCCGGCGAGCCGACGACCGAAGGCCCCTAGGACGGCCATGGTGACGCGCCATCGCGCGGGCACGCCGTGCTCGCAGCGGTGGGCAAGCGGTGGGGACGACGGATGACCGTCGCGGGAATTTGCTAGGATGGCAGGGCGATGAGCCCACGCCGCCCCGACGACGACGACGACGCGCCCGCAGTCGACCCCGATCGCGCCGCGATCCTGGCCCGCCGTCAGCGCTTCGTCGCGATCGCGCTGTCGGGCCTCGCGAGTCAGGCGGCGTGCAAGCGCAACGCGGACCCGCAGGTGTGCCTGAGCATGCCGGTGCCGCAGGACACCAACGCCAACGGCGAGGGCACACCGCCACCCGAGGTGCCGCCGCAGCCGTGCCTCGACATCGCGCCGAACGAGCCCTCCGATGCGCCGCCGCAGGCGTGCCTCAAGATCGCCCAGCCGCCGGCGGACGATCCCGCGAGCCCGCAGCCGTGCCTCGAGGTGGCCGTGCCACCCGATCCGACGCCCCCGCGGCCGTGCCTCAAGGTCGCGCCGCCCGACGATCCCGCGCCGCGGCCGTGTCTGAGCGTGAGGCCGAAGCCGCCCGAGCCCGAGCCGGCGCCGCCGCAGCCGTGCCTCAAGATCGCCAAGCCGAAGTGACGAGCGCGCGTGGACGACCCCGCGGTCTCGGTGACGCCGTGCGACCCGTGGCGTGAGCTCGCCTTCCACGTACTCGCG encodes:
- the dacB gene encoding D-alanyl-D-alanine carboxypeptidase/D-alanyl-D-alanine-endopeptidase — its product is MGWWLGTLAAASLLTGAAPSHAGIDADGQAAAVVDTAAPAVPVEFPATLAGQIDAALAQPFLATAQLGVVAFDLESGHVLYQRGAELALNPASNMKLVTTATALGVLGPAHRFSTRLYHDKDALQGSTIEGDVYLRGSGDPALVTEDLLRMAADLRARGIRRITGGIVIDATRFDRDELPPGFDQKEELAAYRAPSGAASVNFNTFELRVRPGQSADASPFAALDPPVPHLELVNDAKTGPGHLDRLSVALEVEKKKTRITLRGTIGVDAGSKSYRYPVDAPSIYAGEVLAYALRNNGVKLGQGRIRRAAVPGDAALLAVHHSEPLSVLIRAVNKHSNNFMAEQILKGLASAGAPATFADALTRVREHLGELGIDTKGLHLGNGSGLYDTNRISAGQLVALLSAVYRDFRVSSDYLASLAIMGVDGTTRSRLETSDRRGFVRAKTGTLDGVYCLSGYAGAPGRAPIAFSILFNGLRKADAGNARATHNRIAELLARHAAGVPLVVEAPSVPTTPPAVDTAGEPTTEGP